TACTGGACCGAGATTCCGCAGGGCGGCGCCATCCCCGACGCGATATGGGACGGCGCGAGCGCCTATCACCAGGGCCTCTTCTACATCTTCGGCGGATTGAACGGGACCTACCCGAATGACGAGCCCGTGGCCGATTTCAGCGCCTTCGACGTCGACACGCTCACCTGGTACGACCTCGGCCAGTACCCGGGCGGGCCGTCCGCCAGGGCCGAGTCGATGATGTGGTGCGTCGCCGAGGATGACGCGCTGATCGTCTCCGGCGGGAGAGGTCCTTTCCGGCGCGGGCTCGACCTCACGCACCAGGACACGTTCCGGTTCGATCCGGTGCATGGGTGGACGCAGATCTCGCAGAGCGCGGCCCAGATCGGGCGCGCCAACCGCTCCACGGAGGCGGTCGCCGTGCGGGAGAAGGGCAAGCACAAGACCGTCGCGTATGCCTTTTCGGGCTCGTCGTCGACGCTGCCGGCCTTCATCAACCGTCCGGACGGGCTCCAGCACGACCTGGTCCGCTACAAGAACGGCTGGAAGCAGGTCGCGACCGGCTCGCCCGGCCCGCGCGCTCGAGCCCATCACCCGCTCGTCTACGCCCAGGGCTGGAACGCCCT
The DNA window shown above is from Sorangium aterium and carries:
- a CDS encoding Kelch repeat-containing protein encodes the protein MTRRVHLRIVLIASFFLLLSFAGIRPSAARSSLPYWTEIPQGGAIPDAIWDGASAYHQGLFYIFGGLNGTYPNDEPVADFSAFDVDTLTWYDLGQYPGGPSARAESMMWCVAEDDALIVSGGRGPFRRGLDLTHQDTFRFDPVHGWTQISQSAAQIGRANRSTEAVAVREKGKHKTVAYAFSGSSSTLPAFINRPDGLQHDLVRYKNGWKQVATGSPGPRARAHHPLVYAQGWNALLVYGGYTNDAVNGTGLFTPENYLGDLWMFDVGTETWDQLVFDEAGGPGHRDNAKLIADEHNDRIWLFGGSQFDGTTLSDLWYFDLHAGTWTRVDTAMTGPAPAPRFGQFYFSRKTATAYELYIFGGATAEFAPVLLNDMWRLTIPLACGG